In Rutidosis leptorrhynchoides isolate AG116_Rl617_1_P2 chromosome 2, CSIRO_AGI_Rlap_v1, whole genome shotgun sequence, one genomic interval encodes:
- the LOC139890202 gene encoding uncharacterized protein, whose amino-acid sequence MAFEVRWRKWILACLKSASISILVNGSPTDEFNLGRGVRQGDPLSSFLFNLVAEGLNLLTKASVSCNLYKGVEIGEDKIHISHLKYVDDMIFFGDWNTTNILNLMKLLKCFELTSGLKINIHKSHLFGVGVDNSEVESVAMDRIVWDGSRCTPQWHWTREPFGRSAGELDSLNGMLDAAILTLEKGDTWRWHLSNNGLFTTKELSILIDDKLLNAGTNCVETLRNNLVPKKVEVFVWRARRRRIPVLEELDKRGIDLHSLRCPVCDEDIETVEHSLIFSKHAYGVWAKVYDWWGLV is encoded by the coding sequence ATGGCATTTGAGGTAAGGTGGAGAAAGTGGATTCTAGCATGCTTGAAATCAGCTTCTATCTCTATCTTGGTCAACGGGTCTCCAACAGATGAATTCAATCTTGGTAGGGGTGTTAGACAAGGAGATCCATTGtcgtctttcctttttaatttggtCGCGGAAGGGTTAAATCTTCTGACAAAAGCTTCGGTTTCATGCAACTTATATAAAGGGGTGGAAATTGGTGAAGACAAAATACATATTTCTCATCTCAAGTACGTGGACGACATGATATTCTTTGGGGATTGGAACACTACTAATATCCTCAATCTCATGAAATTACTTAAATGTTTCGAGTTGACTTCGGGTCTTAAAATTAATATCCACAAAAGTCATTTATTTGGTGTTGGTGTTGATAATAGTGAGGTGGAATCAGTGGCTATGGATAGGATAGTTTGGGATGGCAGCAGATGTACTCCTCAATGGCATTGGACCCGTGAACCATTCGGCAGATCAGCAGGCGAACTTGACTCGCTAAACGGCATGTTAGATGCAGCTATTTTAACTCTGGAGAAAGGCGATACATGGCGTTGGCATTTGAGCAATAACGGTTTGTTCACAACGAAGGAGCTTTCTATTTTGATTGATGATAAACTATTAAATGCAGGTACCAATTGTGTAGAAACTTTGAGAAATAATCTTGTTCCAAAAAAAGTCGAAGTGTTTGTGTGGAGAGCTAGAAGGAGAAGGATCCCGGTGTTGGAAGAATTAGATAAACGGGGTATAGACTTACATTCCCTTCGATGCCCCGTATGCGATGAAGATATTGAGACAGTTGAACACTCGTTAATTTTTAGTAAACATGCATACGGCGTTTGGGCTAAGGTGTATGATTGGTGGgggttagtgtag